In Pseudovibrio brasiliensis, the following are encoded in one genomic region:
- a CDS encoding Na/Pi symporter, with amino-acid sequence MSVQKDPLNNDEPYLEDERHMPLGISLLNWISVGFLIYFLLCAVGLIEAGFIAIGHQTAEQIFSYATNPIAGVLVGILTTSLVQSSSVTTSILVGLVAAGLPISIAVPIVIGANFGTTLTNTFVSLGYARDRSDFRRAFSAATVHDAFNLICLLIFLPLEIAFGFLQTIAMWVGDFFTALDPADNLITANFNFVNYLTGPLIQEIEGLTSGLSQPWNGLVTAAIGFVMIIISITFVSQLLKLLLAGHARRLAEKMTSAAPSSGIFTGLVATLLLQSSSATTSLVVPLAGSGVLTTRQVYPFTLGANIGTCLTAILAAFAVTGQRELAFEIAIVHLVYNVLGVLLIYCVPFMRYLPVQLAEFVGDLGARRFVVAASYVVGIFFLVPALGIFLLSR; translated from the coding sequence ATGTCGGTGCAAAAAGATCCCCTGAACAACGACGAGCCTTATCTTGAGGATGAGCGTCACATGCCATTGGGCATAAGTTTGCTCAACTGGATCTCCGTCGGATTCCTGATTTATTTTCTTCTTTGTGCTGTTGGCCTCATTGAAGCTGGCTTTATTGCCATTGGGCACCAGACCGCAGAACAGATCTTCTCCTATGCCACCAACCCGATTGCAGGCGTGCTGGTAGGCATCCTCACCACATCGCTGGTGCAAAGCTCTTCCGTCACCACATCCATCTTGGTTGGTCTGGTTGCTGCGGGATTGCCGATTTCCATTGCAGTGCCGATTGTGATCGGGGCTAACTTTGGAACCACACTCACCAACACATTTGTAAGCCTGGGCTATGCTCGCGATCGCTCAGATTTCCGGCGCGCCTTTAGTGCTGCGACGGTGCATGATGCGTTCAATCTGATCTGCCTGCTAATCTTTTTACCGCTGGAGATTGCCTTTGGCTTCTTGCAGACCATCGCCATGTGGGTGGGAGACTTCTTTACAGCGCTTGACCCAGCGGACAATCTGATCACAGCCAACTTCAACTTCGTCAATTACCTCACCGGACCGCTCATCCAAGAGATAGAAGGGCTGACCTCAGGTCTGTCCCAGCCTTGGAACGGGCTGGTTACTGCAGCGATTGGCTTTGTGATGATCATCATCAGCATCACCTTTGTGAGCCAATTGCTGAAGCTTCTACTTGCTGGCCATGCCCGCCGTCTTGCAGAAAAGATGACGTCTGCTGCACCATCCTCCGGCATCTTCACGGGCCTTGTCGCAACGCTGTTGCTGCAGTCTTCGTCAGCTACCACAAGTCTGGTCGTGCCACTGGCTGGCTCTGGCGTTTTGACCACCAGACAGGTTTACCCGTTTACGCTTGGCGCGAACATTGGCACCTGTTTGACGGCTATTCTGGCGGCCTTTGCTGTCACGGGACAGCGCGAGCTGGCGTTTGAGATTGCTATTGTGCATCTGGTTTACAACGTGCTCGGCGTGCTGCTGATCTACTGCGTGCCGTTTATGCGTTATCTGCCTGTTCAGCTTGCTGAGTTCGTGGGGGATCTCGGCGCACGTCGATTTGTGGTCGCGGCCAGCTACGTAGTTGGCATCTTCTTTCTGGTCCCTGCCCTTGGCATTTTCTTGCTGAGCAGATAG
- a CDS encoding transporter substrate-binding domain-containing protein encodes MMKKFKLAIATLALSVGFGAATSAADLPDLKGRTVVAVTENAYTPLNFADPKTGEGIGWEYDAFNEIAKRLNMKVDWRLASWDSMIEAVRQGQFDVGMDGITINEEREKQIDFSDPYMTSEMFMLVRADEDRFDNPKAFADDPGLLVGAQPGTTNFYTAVYSVLDGDENNKRIQLFETFGASVQALRAEDVDMVLMDATAAAGYMGASPDSFKVVGGPIGSEDFGFILTPGSDLREPINAALSSMREDGTIDALNQKWFFDYKSKN; translated from the coding sequence ATGATGAAGAAATTTAAACTAGCAATCGCAACCCTTGCTCTTTCAGTTGGCTTTGGAGCTGCAACTTCCGCAGCGGACCTGCCAGATCTGAAGGGCCGCACCGTTGTTGCTGTGACCGAGAATGCGTATACACCTTTGAACTTTGCAGACCCAAAAACCGGTGAAGGCATCGGTTGGGAATATGATGCTTTCAACGAAATCGCAAAGCGCCTCAACATGAAGGTGGATTGGCGTCTGGCCTCATGGGACAGCATGATTGAAGCTGTACGTCAGGGGCAGTTTGATGTGGGCATGGATGGCATCACCATCAACGAAGAGCGCGAAAAGCAGATCGACTTCTCCGATCCTTACATGACTTCTGAGATGTTCATGTTGGTGCGTGCTGATGAAGACCGCTTCGACAATCCAAAAGCATTCGCGGATGACCCAGGCCTGTTGGTTGGCGCGCAGCCGGGCACCACAAACTTCTACACTGCAGTATACTCAGTGCTTGATGGTGACGAAAACAACAAGCGCATCCAGCTGTTTGAAACATTTGGCGCGTCTGTTCAGGCACTACGTGCGGAAGACGTAGACATGGTTCTGATGGATGCAACTGCCGCTGCTGGCTATATGGGTGCATCCCCAGACAGCTTCAAAGTGGTTGGTGGCCCAATCGGTTCTGAAGACTTCGGCTTCATTCTGACACCGGGTTCTGACCTGCGCGAGCCAATCAACGCGGCGCTCAGCTCCATGCGAGAAGACGGCACCATTGATGCCTTGAACCAGAAATGGTTCTTCGACTATAAGTCCAAGAACTAA
- a CDS encoding amino acid ABC transporter permease, with protein MGKRSAKTSRLDKLPWWLLASFVLAVFFLWLIAANGDYRQIFMTLFKGVGITLFVTFVSFFIASIFGLFIAIGRGSKHRIIREMCSFYTEIMRGVPMLVLLFYIAFVGAPQMVAAYNWIMSPLIDLELIDKLRVRDLSMMWRAIIALSLGYSAFIAEIFRAGIESVDEGQLEAGCALGLSRWHTFRFIIWPQAFKNILPPLGNDFIALIKESALVSVLGVQDITQLGKIYSASTFQFFETYNVVAYLYLVMTVSLSLVVRGLERRMKRAFENEA; from the coding sequence ATGGGCAAGCGTTCTGCCAAAACGTCCCGGTTGGACAAGCTTCCTTGGTGGTTGCTCGCATCTTTTGTTCTTGCTGTTTTCTTCCTCTGGCTCATCGCCGCAAATGGTGATTATCGCCAGATCTTCATGACCCTCTTCAAAGGCGTTGGCATCACGCTCTTTGTGACGTTCGTTTCCTTCTTCATCGCCAGCATTTTCGGGCTCTTCATTGCCATAGGGCGTGGCTCCAAGCATCGCATTATCCGTGAGATGTGCTCGTTTTATACGGAGATCATGCGCGGTGTTCCCATGTTGGTGCTGCTGTTCTACATCGCCTTTGTCGGCGCACCGCAGATGGTCGCTGCCTACAACTGGATCATGTCACCTCTGATAGATCTGGAACTCATCGACAAACTCCGCGTCCGTGATCTTTCCATGATGTGGCGTGCGATTATCGCGCTCTCCTTAGGCTATTCCGCATTCATTGCCGAGATTTTCCGCGCTGGCATCGAGAGCGTGGATGAGGGACAGCTGGAGGCAGGCTGTGCACTTGGCCTGTCCAGATGGCACACTTTCCGCTTCATCATCTGGCCGCAAGCGTTCAAGAACATCCTCCCGCCACTTGGCAATGACTTCATCGCCCTCATCAAGGAAAGTGCGCTGGTTTCTGTTCTGGGTGTGCAGGATATCACTCAGCTCGGTAAGATCTATTCCGCCTCCACGTTCCAGTTCTTCGAAACCTACAACGTGGTTGCTTACCTCTACCTCGTCATGACAGTTTCACTGTCTCTGGTGGTCCGTGGTCTGGAAAGACGCATGAAGCGGGCCTTTGAAAACGAAGCTTAG
- a CDS encoding type 1 glutamine amidotransferase codes for MTVLVIENCENVTLGLLGQALDEAKMPIDLRVMVENDPLPSDISKFSGLVVLGGLQHARADDEFPFLKDVCDTILAFHEADKPVMGICLGSQLIARAFGGENILGNPVEAGWLPLQTSEAGKQDPVISAFEEDDHIFILHTDTYTLPEGAIHLASSEMTPNQAFKMGRATYAIQFHFECSVDQVNHWNGCFHGPINELVPHWKEILEEQGPKHGPKADALGLKISRRWIELL; via the coding sequence ATGACAGTTCTCGTTATTGAAAACTGCGAAAACGTAACGCTCGGCCTGCTTGGTCAGGCTCTGGATGAAGCAAAGATGCCGATTGATCTGCGTGTCATGGTAGAAAATGATCCGCTTCCTTCAGATATCTCCAAGTTCAGCGGTCTGGTAGTTCTGGGCGGCTTGCAGCACGCGAGAGCCGATGATGAGTTCCCGTTCCTGAAAGACGTCTGCGACACTATTCTGGCATTCCATGAAGCAGATAAGCCTGTAATGGGCATTTGCCTCGGCAGCCAGCTTATTGCTCGTGCATTTGGGGGAGAGAACATCCTCGGCAATCCGGTCGAAGCGGGATGGTTGCCTTTGCAGACTTCAGAGGCAGGCAAGCAGGATCCGGTCATCTCCGCATTTGAGGAAGACGACCACATCTTCATCTTGCACACGGACACCTACACCCTGCCAGAAGGTGCAATACATCTGGCATCCAGCGAGATGACTCCAAATCAGGCCTTCAAAATGGGCCGCGCCACCTACGCTATTCAGTTCCACTTTGAGTGCTCTGTTGATCAGGTCAATCACTGGAACGGCTGCTTCCATGGCCCAATCAATGAGCTAGTGCCACATTGGAAGGAAATTCTGGAAGAGCAGGGCCCAAAACACGGCCCGAAAGCAGATGCCCTTGGCCTGAAAATCTCCCGCCGCTGGATTGAGCTGCTGTAG
- a CDS encoding DUF1330 domain-containing protein, whose protein sequence is MSVLNFSYATIKNMGQFQQYVQAAAALMEEAGVEVIVRGKFSQTKRGDELLPHIAAVFRYKDLQSLEDFYTSVAYKKIIPLRDEACEMTIQVYEE, encoded by the coding sequence ATGTCTGTTTTGAACTTTTCTTACGCCACGATCAAAAATATGGGCCAGTTTCAGCAATATGTGCAGGCTGCTGCGGCACTGATGGAAGAGGCTGGCGTAGAGGTAATTGTGCGCGGCAAATTCTCACAAACCAAACGGGGTGATGAGTTGTTGCCGCACATTGCAGCTGTGTTTCGCTACAAAGACCTTCAGAGCCTTGAAGATTTTTATACCTCCGTGGCTTACAAGAAGATCATCCCACTGCGCGATGAGGCCTGTGAGATGACCATTCAGGTTTATGAAGAATAA
- a CDS encoding glutathione S-transferase family protein — protein sequence MGLGLHVLLKNIPHFSMGLDQLFHECLGFGWAGMSMVVNYVYSCGYGRLPTPRDAQFYKDHVPHRAQFHADRLADRTANDPQRAKEIVFEQFSELERLLEKQEWLVGDQYSLADVAWFPNTIILRQLGYSFKSLPRVNDWIARIEAREAYKTGIQSRFLKVPNWLIRLSTRLLRQFGGRR from the coding sequence GTGGGTCTAGGCTTACACGTCCTCCTCAAAAACATCCCTCACTTCTCTATGGGCCTTGATCAGCTCTTCCACGAATGCCTTGGTTTTGGCTGGGCCGGAATGAGCATGGTGGTGAATTATGTTTATTCCTGCGGTTATGGGCGATTGCCAACACCACGTGATGCTCAGTTTTATAAAGACCATGTCCCCCATCGTGCGCAGTTTCATGCAGACAGGCTTGCGGACCGGACTGCCAATGATCCACAGAGGGCCAAGGAGATCGTTTTTGAGCAGTTTTCTGAATTAGAGCGATTGCTTGAGAAGCAGGAGTGGCTGGTCGGCGACCAGTATTCACTGGCAGATGTTGCGTGGTTCCCGAACACGATCATCCTTCGCCAGTTGGGCTACTCCTTCAAGTCACTGCCCCGGGTGAACGATTGGATCGCTCGGATAGAAGCGCGAGAAGCCTACAAGACTGGCATTCAATCTCGCTTTTTGAAGGTGCCTAACTGGCTGATCAGGTTATCTACTAGACTGCTGAGACAGTTTGGAGGGCGGAGATAA
- a CDS encoding LysR family transcriptional regulator produces the protein MPSVDQLEAFVTAAELGSFSAAARRLGKAQSAVSAAISNLEIDLGSDLFDRSSYRAELTVSGVSLLDYAKSILQSRQDLLVKAGALSEGAEGSLKVVFEYGTYVSAINEVLHDFDKQFPKVELHVQTTSFGGVFSRLADESAQLGIIIERHPYKEGFHFRGLGFERRIAVCHKDHPLAELDEVRLVDLRGYRQIISETEIDRNSPEFSRQKGPHLLITDNPRVAHNMVHGGVGWAELPAQMVDDEVKAGELKELSYDFQQNAILNKVSLVWGKQQSQAPACKWLINRMCQLHQKTWV, from the coding sequence ATGCCCAGTGTTGACCAGTTGGAAGCATTTGTAACTGCCGCAGAGTTGGGCTCATTTTCTGCTGCTGCCCGGCGTCTTGGAAAGGCGCAATCTGCTGTAAGTGCTGCGATTTCCAATCTGGAGATTGATCTTGGGTCTGATCTGTTTGACCGCAGCAGTTACCGGGCTGAACTTACGGTCTCAGGCGTTTCTTTGCTGGACTACGCAAAATCCATTTTGCAGAGCAGGCAGGACCTTCTGGTGAAGGCTGGTGCATTGAGTGAAGGGGCGGAAGGCAGCCTGAAAGTGGTGTTTGAGTATGGCACCTATGTCTCTGCAATTAATGAAGTTTTGCATGACTTCGACAAGCAGTTCCCAAAGGTGGAGTTGCATGTGCAGACCACCTCTTTCGGGGGTGTTTTTTCTCGTCTTGCTGATGAAAGCGCTCAGCTGGGGATTATCATTGAGCGCCATCCCTACAAGGAAGGGTTTCACTTCCGCGGGCTTGGGTTTGAGCGCCGCATAGCGGTGTGCCACAAGGACCACCCACTGGCAGAGTTGGATGAGGTACGGCTGGTGGACTTGCGTGGCTACCGGCAGATCATCTCCGAGACTGAGATTGACCGAAACTCCCCGGAGTTCTCGCGCCAGAAAGGACCACATCTGCTGATTACGGATAATCCGCGTGTGGCGCATAACATGGTACATGGCGGTGTGGGTTGGGCGGAGTTGCCAGCGCAGATGGTGGATGATGAGGTGAAGGCCGGTGAGCTGAAGGAGCTTTCCTATGACTTTCAGCAGAATGCCATTCTCAATAAGGTCTCCCTTGTCTGGGGCAAGCAGCAATCACAGGCTCCCGCCTGTAAGTGGTTGATCAATCGTATGTGTCAGCTGCACCAGAAAACGTGGGTCTAG